The following proteins come from a genomic window of Heterodontus francisci isolate sHetFra1 unplaced genomic scaffold, sHetFra1.hap1 HAP1_SCAFFOLD_214, whole genome shotgun sequence:
- the LOC137361386 gene encoding probable G-protein coupled receptor 139: MGGKHYTCSVSGLATDRINRFTYPAVPLSAETKAFQRYYLLKRLGLNISRVNLLAIVILSGGKCKLSTCTTRYLVAMTMADLLVIITEITMIWIINYYFLGSFRNITHVCSVIGVLSCAAADCSVCFTVTFSFDRFIAICCQKLKTKYCPEKVAVVVLATTCLLLCSKNVPFYFIFESREIIDIISRLCYPKKSYFTEPGWMAFACFDNVLTPLLPYVLILSFNSLTVKQVLVASQVRKGLTSHSKAENCSDAEMVSRRKSVILLFTLSGSFILLCLVIVIEFLYHIISGKEPGYYINSEYIFEHVGDMLRNLSCCSNTFIFGATQSKFREQFKSVVKYPVTSIVQLINKQNN, translated from the exons atgggtgggaaacactacacgtgtagtgtttcgggtttagccactgaccGAAtaaataggtttacttacccagcggtccccttgtccgccgaaacaaaag CTTTTCAGCGTTATTATTTGCTCAAACGCTTAGGCCTGAATATTAGCAGGG TTAATttattggcgattgtgatcctgtctgggGGAAAGTGcaaactctccacctgcaccactcgctatctggtggctatgacaatggcggatctactggtcattatcactgagatcacaaTGATCTGGATCATTAATTATTATTTTCTGGGATCTTTCCGCAACATCACCCATGTGTGTAGTGTTATCGGTGTTCTTTCTTGTGCAGCTGCAGACTGTTCTGTCtgtttcaccgtcactttctcctttgatcgatttattgccatttgttgccagaagctgaaaacaaaatactgccccGAGAAAGTTGCAGTCGTGGTTCTTGCAACAACTTGCCTACTGCTTTGTTCAAAAAACGTCCCATTCTACTTTATATTTGAATCTAGAGAGATAATTGATATTATATCACGGTTGTGTTATCCAAAGAAAAGTTATTTTACCGAGCCTGGATGGATGGCATTTGCCTGTTTTGATAATGTTTTAACACCATTGCTCCCATATGTGTTAATTCTGTCGttcaactctctgacagtcaaacaAGTCTTAGTGGCTAgtcaagtccgtaagggactgacgaGTCACAGCAAGGCGGAGAATTGCAGTGATGCAGAGATggtgagcagaaggaagtctgtcatTTTACTGTTTAccctatctggcagcttcatactcctGTGTTTGGTAAttgttatagaattcttatatcATATCATTTCAGGAAAAGAGCCCGGATATTACAtcaattctgaatatatatttgaaCACGTTGgagatatgctgcggaatttaagttgctgctcaAACACATTTATATTTGGGGCAACTCAGtcgaagttcagagagcagttcaagagtgtggtgaaatatccggttacatcaattgttcaattaattaacaaacaaaacaactga